Below is a window of Geomonas oryzisoli DNA.
AATAGAACGGCCTCTCCATTTTTACTGGAGGGGCCGTTCTATTTCGTGTGGTCTCTCGTGTGGTCTCCAAAGTGCTGATCGTGGATGATATATCCTGAAACCGTCTGCACGAAAAACCTTCTCCCTGCCATTACTGTCCAACTCTTTTCCCAGATATTGCTTCGTCCTCTTCTGTTACCTCGGGCCTCTTGCGTGAAATGGGCTATTGCGGAGGAGTTTTCTTTTAGCCCCGTACGTCCCTACGGGGGAATCCTAATCTTTCTCCCTCAGCAGGTTTTGATACCGCTCAGGCCTAAAGACCTGTCTTCCGGTTCAGGTGCCGGACCAGGGCGGAAAGGAATCGGTCAGGCGCCTTGATGGGTTGGCTATTCCGGATATGGGGGAGGTCGCAGACCGACCTTAAAAATAGGATTGTCGAAAACTCGTCTCTCTGCCATAGATCGCTTCAGCCCTCAGAGCCAATTTTCATGCTTCGAGTTTTCCGATGCCACTCGCCGATAGGATTTCAACACTCTGCGAAAGATCTTAAATTTGTACGAGATAAGGAGTGAGAGCAGAAAAGACGCCTTGGTGGACCTCCCACCCCCGCAGAATGTCGTCATCATCGGGTGCAGAGCCTGGATAAGCCGGCGTTGCCGGCGGCAACCCCTCGACCAGCTCCCGATCGCCGCGACGCCCAACTACAAAACACGCGTGACGGTGACGTGTGCACATGACGCACAGACGGCCTGCCTCGAGATGAAATTTGTCTGGTTCATCCAGTCCCGCCATCGGGTGCCAACAAACTACGACATCGAACTCAAGCCCCTGCAGCTTATTAGCGGTGTTGACCACGACGCCTGCCAACCCAACATCATTAAGCATCCCGCGGACCATGTCCTTCTGATCATTATGGGAAACAACCACGGCGATCCGCTCGGCATCAAGAGGAGCTCCCTTTTGGTTACGTTCACAGGTGAGAGTACAGGTCCGATGCATTAACCGACAGATCAGGTCTGTGATGAGCTGTCCCGTAACCGGATCCAGTATCAGGGTCTGGAAAGCCGGTTGCTCCAGATAGGCCCACCCTGACTGTGCAGCTGTGGACAAGGCCTTATCAAGGGCCTTCTCGCGTGAACTGACGGCTGTGGCCGGACCTAGTTTCATGGTCCTGACGCCATCGGCGACCGCCGCTTCGAAATGGTGATCGTGGGAATAAAAATTCCTCGCTATCAAAGCGCCACGGCTGTCGAGCCGCCTGGTGATCGGAAAGCGATGGAGCGGTGTGTTCGGGTGGTTTAGGCGGAGTACCCCTACCGCTGTCTGCAACGGGTCTTCAGCAAGGCCCTTCCACTGCAGCCCAGCCTCAACGGTGGTAAACGGCAAAATCTGGCCGCTATCGCCTACGCACAGATGCCTCGGCGCAATGCCAGCAACGGCGAAGTAGTTTGCCGAGGTAGCCTGGAAGCTCTCATCGATGATGAGCGCGTCAAATTGGCCCAAGGCAGGAATGAATCCGCTTTGCGGGTTAATA
It encodes the following:
- a CDS encoding AAA domain-containing protein, which codes for MIMFNQDVIEAAGKVAGAAQNDFFKITGNGAVIVSAVAGAGKSYFVTDTVKKCRALGLRVAVGAPTNEQVFSLVRSIADSDPGRVAYIHGEKVIPPLGILRPNVAIISPAYQATGETVLVGTIHKLASAINPQSGFIPALGQFDALIIDESFQATSANYFAVAGIAPRHLCVGDSGQILPFTTVEAGLQWKGLAEDPLQTAVGVLRLNHPNTPLHRFPITRRLDSRGALIARNFYSHDHHFEAAVADGVRTMKLGPATAVSSREKALDKALSTAAQSGWAYLEQPAFQTLILDPVTGQLITDLICRLMHRTCTLTCERNQKGAPLDAERIAVVVSHNDQKDMVRGMLNDVGLAGVVVNTANKLQGLEFDVVVCWHPMAGLDEPDKFHLEAGRLCVMCTRHRHACFVVGRRGDRELVEGLPPATPAYPGSAPDDDDILRGWEVHQGVFSALTPYLVQI